In Candidatus Neptunochlamydia vexilliferae, the sequence TTAGAAGAAATGGAAAAAGCTGGCGCTAAAATCATCACCTCAAAAGAGGTCTCTTGATGCGGGTCATTAGCGGCACTTTTCTCATTGCAGGGACGATGATTGGAGCAGGGATGCTGGGGATCCCCCTTGTGACGGGGGCGTCAGGCTTTTTACCCGGGATCTTGGTCACGACGATTGTCTGGTTTTTTATGTATTGCACCGGCCTCCTTTTTTTAGAGGTGACCCTCTGGATGCCTGATGGGAGCAATGTCCTCTCCATTGCCCACCGCTTTTTAGGGAAGGGAGGACGCCTTTTTTCAGGGGCAATGTTTATTTTCCTCTACTACTGTTTAATGATCGCCTATTTTGCCGCGGGAGCCCCCCTTTTAGCCGAGGGTTTTTCAGCTTTTGGAATCACCTTTACCGGGTGGGAGATGTTTGCCCTTTTTGGGGTTGTTTTTGGAGCTGTAGTAGCCATTGGTCCCAAGTCAATCGATCGGGTCAATATCATGATGAGTATAGCAATGATCGCCGCTTGGTTTGTCCTCATTGGAAGTGGAGCAGAGGACGTGAAAACAGAGCGGCTCACCTCGACGAAATGGTCTTCAATGCTTTTTGCAATGCCTGTCCTCTTTAGCGCTTTTGGGTTTCATAATGTGATTCCCTCTCTGTGCACCTATCTCAAAAGGGATAAGCGGGCGCTCCGCTTCGCCCTCTTTTGGGGATCGCTCCTCCCCCTTATTGTCTATATCGTTTGGCAGTGGCTCATTATCGGAGCCGTTCCTCAAGAGACGATTGCTCAGGCGCTCCGAGAAGGGGTTCCCATCACCACCGCTTTTCAGTCGGTAACCGGGGAGACCCTTTTCATCCGAGTGGGGAGCTTTTTTGCCTTCTTTGCCATCGTCACCTCCACCTTGGGGGTAGCCTTTTCAATGGTTGACTTCCTTGGCGATGGGTTTCGGCTTAAAGAGCGGACAGGGCTCAAGCGGCTTGGCCTCACCCTACTGACTTTCATCCCTCCCTTTACTTTAGCTGCCCTCAACCCCGATATTTTTACCACGGCTCTTGGCGTGGCAGGGGGATTTGGAGAGGCTTTTCTCAATGGTCTCCTCCCGATAGGGCTCCTCTGGATCGGAAAATATAGCTATAAGCTCAAGGCAGACCTCACCTGGCTCGAAAATAAAGGGGTTTTAGCCCTTTTAACAGTCTATACCCTCTTTGTAATTGCCATAGAATTTAAAATAGTTTTTATGTCTTCTTAATAAATCAAGCTTATTTTATGATTGAATTTGTTTGAGAGCATCGCGAGCCGCATTCCGGACAATTTCGGGAAGAGCGGGGTGGATGTAAATCATCTCAAGTAGATCGTGGAGGGTCGCATCCATCTGGATGGCAAGGATCAACATGTGGACCATGTTGGACGCTTCCTCCCCAATAATATGAGCACCTAGGAGCTTTAAAGAATGTTTTTCGAAGAGGAGTTTCACGAACCCCGTTTCTGGAAGAAGAGCCATGCCACGAGCGCTCGCAGCGTAGCTATTTTTTCCGACGATATAGGGGACCTTTGTCTCTTTGAGTTCGCGCTCCGTTTTTCCCACCCCCGCGATCTCCGGACAGGAGAAGACAGCGTGGGGGACACCCTTGTAGACGATGGGGAGGTCGCTGGGACTCTCAAAGAGGGTACGGAATAAGTAGGTCCCTTCAAAGTTGACCGAGTGGCGGAAAAGATAATTGCCCACGCAATCGCCAAGAGCCCAGACATTTTTTTGCGTCGTCCTTAAGTGATCATCGACCTTGATAAAGCCCTTTTCATCGACTTCGATATCGGTCCTTTCTAGATGAAGGGTATCGGTCCATGGCTTAATCCCTGTGGCGACGATGAGGGCATCTCCTTCCGCTTTTTGAATCTTTCCCTCCCCATCTTTATAGGTGACGGTAAAGGTCTCATCTTTATATTCCACCTCTTGGAAGTCACACTTGAGGCGGAGCTTGACCTGTTTTGCAAACGCCTCTTGAAAAGCTTCCCGCACATCATCATCTTCAGGTCTAAGGAGGATGCTTCTCACCAAAAATTCCGTTTCCACACCGATCGCAGAGAAAAAATAGCCGAGCTCTGTTGCGATAAAGCCACCACCGATCACAATCAATTTTTTCGGTTTTTTGAGGTTGCGGAGTGCCTCTTGATAGGTCATGTAGGGGGTCCCTTCCAATCCAGGAATTTTAGGAATGGCAGCTCGCGCGCCTACCGCTAAGAAAATCTTATCGGCGGTGAGCCGCTCTCCTCCCGCCTCGAGCACTTCTTTATCAACAAAGTGGCCCTCGTAGGGGTAGTAGTCGATATTGGGGTGGTCGTGATAATAAGGGGCAATGCTTTCTGATTCTTTGTCGATGGTTTCAGAGACACACTGGACCAAATGCTTAAAGTCGATCTCAAAAGAGCCCTCCATCTGAATCTCAAAGCGGACCGCATCTCGAATCAGAGAGGCGAGCTGAGCGGTGTGGATGAGCATCTTAGAGGGGATACACCCCCGATTCAAACAGGTTCCCCCAAGGGGACCTTTTTCAATGATCGCCACCTTCTTCCCCAGATTGGCGACCGGGGTCACCAGCTTGGTGCCCCCACCCGATCCAATCACAATCACATCATAATGTTTACTTGTCATAAGGCTTAAAATAGTCCTCTGTACTCCAAACTTCAAGGAAATTTTTACCCCTGTTGCATCCCTATTCCCTTTTCGGTATAACCCGGAGTGCTACTACTGTCAAATGAGGGGATTTTCGATTTTTTTTCAGGTTTATGGGGGCAAAATGACCACATACTTGATTAAAGTAGGGGTCATTTTGCCCCTCTGAACCTGGAGGAAAAGAAAAATTCAAGCAATTGACAGTAGTAGCACTCCGGGTTATAATGAGGGAAAAAAGTAGGATTTGACTTATGAAGAAGTGGATAT encodes:
- a CDS encoding amino acid permease gives rise to the protein MRVISGTFLIAGTMIGAGMLGIPLVTGASGFLPGILVTTIVWFFMYCTGLLFLEVTLWMPDGSNVLSIAHRFLGKGGRLFSGAMFIFLYYCLMIAYFAAGAPLLAEGFSAFGITFTGWEMFALFGVVFGAVVAIGPKSIDRVNIMMSIAMIAAWFVLIGSGAEDVKTERLTSTKWSSMLFAMPVLFSAFGFHNVIPSLCTYLKRDKRALRFALFWGSLLPLIVYIVWQWLIIGAVPQETIAQALREGVPITTAFQSVTGETLFIRVGSFFAFFAIVTSTLGVAFSMVDFLGDGFRLKERTGLKRLGLTLLTFIPPFTLAALNPDIFTTALGVAGGFGEAFLNGLLPIGLLWIGKYSYKLKADLTWLENKGVLALLTVYTLFVIAIEFKIVFMSS
- a CDS encoding dihydrolipoyl dehydrogenase, with protein sequence MTSKHYDVIVIGSGGGTKLVTPVANLGKKVAIIEKGPLGGTCLNRGCIPSKMLIHTAQLASLIRDAVRFEIQMEGSFEIDFKHLVQCVSETIDKESESIAPYYHDHPNIDYYPYEGHFVDKEVLEAGGERLTADKIFLAVGARAAIPKIPGLEGTPYMTYQEALRNLKKPKKLIVIGGGFIATELGYFFSAIGVETEFLVRSILLRPEDDDVREAFQEAFAKQVKLRLKCDFQEVEYKDETFTVTYKDGEGKIQKAEGDALIVATGIKPWTDTLHLERTDIEVDEKGFIKVDDHLRTTQKNVWALGDCVGNYLFRHSVNFEGTYLFRTLFESPSDLPIVYKGVPHAVFSCPEIAGVGKTERELKETKVPYIVGKNSYAASARGMALLPETGFVKLLFEKHSLKLLGAHIIGEEASNMVHMLILAIQMDATLHDLLEMIYIHPALPEIVRNAARDALKQIQS